A genomic window from Hominilimicola fabiformis includes:
- the aspS gene encoding aspartate--tRNA(Asn) ligase, with translation MQKIDGSQLISEITLDDLQKAVGGSISFCACVHKLRKMSGFSFVILRTGRYILQSVYSKDKCTGDFNSLCEGAYIKITGDVKEEKRANHGYEITLSSFEILSKPAEEYPLHVSSKKLGCSIETSMAHRSVALRHPEQRAVFKIAEGVVSAFREFMLNNNFTEIHSPKIVAAGAEGGANIFKLKYFDKDAYLAQSPQFYKQTCVAFFDRVFEIAPVYRAEKHNSTRHLNEYIGLDFEIGFINDMHDVMAMETAMLKYVVEYLPKHYSDELELLGATLPVINEIPSVTFFEALDILGKSHNQFDLDPTDEVKLCEYAKENYDSEFIFVEKFPGLKRPFYAMDSADDPKLAESFDLLFRGLEITTGGQRIHDYNELLEKMKRYHMEEGDLGAYTDIFKYGMPPHGGLGIGLERVVMKMLGLANIREASLFPRDIHHLDP, from the coding sequence ATGCAGAAAATAGATGGTTCACAGCTTATAAGCGAAATCACTCTTGACGATTTGCAAAAAGCTGTCGGCGGTTCAATAAGCTTTTGTGCTTGCGTGCATAAGCTTAGAAAAATGAGCGGTTTCTCATTTGTAATACTTCGTACGGGAAGATATATTCTTCAATCCGTTTATTCAAAGGATAAATGTACAGGCGATTTTAACTCACTTTGTGAGGGTGCTTATATCAAAATCACAGGTGACGTAAAAGAAGAAAAACGTGCTAATCACGGCTATGAAATAACTCTTTCTTCGTTTGAAATACTTTCAAAACCCGCAGAGGAATACCCTCTTCACGTTTCAAGCAAAAAGCTTGGCTGTTCAATCGAAACTTCAATGGCACACAGAAGTGTCGCACTTCGTCACCCTGAACAGAGAGCGGTATTTAAAATTGCAGAGGGCGTTGTGTCGGCATTTCGTGAATTTATGTTAAACAATAACTTTACCGAAATACATTCACCCAAAATCGTTGCGGCAGGTGCTGAGGGCGGTGCTAATATATTCAAATTGAAATACTTTGATAAAGACGCATATCTTGCACAAAGTCCGCAGTTCTACAAACAGACTTGCGTAGCATTCTTTGACAGAGTGTTTGAAATTGCTCCTGTTTACAGAGCCGAAAAACACAACTCTACACGTCATTTGAACGAATATATCGGACTTGATTTTGAAATAGGATTTATCAACGATATGCATGATGTTATGGCTATGGAAACGGCTATGCTTAAATATGTTGTTGAGTATTTGCCGAAACATTACAGTGACGAGTTGGAGCTTTTGGGTGCAACATTGCCTGTTATCAATGAAATCCCTTCGGTAACATTCTTTGAGGCACTTGATATTCTCGGCAAGTCACATAATCAATTTGACCTTGATCCTACAGATGAAGTTAAATTGTGCGAATACGCAAAAGAGAATTATGACAGTGAATTTATATTCGTTGAAAAGTTCCCGGGATTAAAACGTCCGTTCTATGCAATGGATTCGGCAGACGACCCTAAACTTGCCGAAAGTTTTGACTTGCTTTTCAGAGGTCTTGAAATCACAACAGGCGGTCAGAGAATACACGATTATAACGAACTTCTTGAAAAAATGAAACGTTATCATATGGAGGAGGGCGACCTCGGTGCATATACCGATATATTTAAGTACGGTATGCCACCGCACGGCGGACTTGGTATCGGTCTTGAACGTGTCGTTATGAAAATGCTTGGTCTTGCAAATATCCGTGAGGCAAGCTTGTTCCCAAGAGATATTCACCACCTTGATCCGTGA